A window of the Gossypium arboreum isolate Shixiya-1 chromosome 2, ASM2569848v2, whole genome shotgun sequence genome harbors these coding sequences:
- the LOC108466734 gene encoding uncharacterized protein LOC108466734, with protein sequence MARNGIVEDEENNFTHNRVLPVASTPTPGQIKEESDAKVFLSTKVLGLEQLLSLEVWRASLAELLGTAVLVFALDTIVISTLQTETKTPNLVMSVLIAFVVAVLLLATYPISGGHINPIVTFAALLTGLISISKAAIYILAQCVGGILGSLALKAVVNSAIERTYSLAGCTVTIVVPGTDGPTVIGMGNSQALWLEIICSFVFLFASVWMAFDRRQAKAVGRVIICIILGVVLGLLVFISTTVTATKGYGGSGLNPARCFGPAVVRGGHLWNGHWIFWIGPTIGCVAFALYVKMIPREHTHSY encoded by the exons ATGGCCCGAAATGGAATTGTTGAAGATGAAGAAAACAACTTTACTCATAATAGAGTCCTGCCTGTAGCCTCTACTCCAAC GCCGGGGCAAATTAAGGAGGAATCTGATGCAAAAGTGTTTTTGTCTACTAAGGTGTTAGGCCTTGAACAGCTGTTGTCCTTGGAG GTATGGAGAGCTTCATTGGCAGAGCTTCTTGGGACAGCAGTGCTGGTTTTTGCATTGGACACCATAGTTATCTCCACATTGCAGACCGAAACAAAGACACCCAACCTTGTAATGTCGGTCCTAATCGCCTTTGTCGTTGCAGTTCTCCTGCTTGCTACCTACCCCATCTCCGGAGGCCATATCAATCCGATTGTTACCTTTGCTGCTTTACTTACCGGCCTGATTTCCATTTCCAAAGCTGCCATATACATTTTGGCCCAATGTGTCGGTGGCATACTAGGTTCACTAGCACTCAAAGCTGTGGTTAATAGCGCCATTGAACGAACGTATTCGCTTGCAGGATGCACCGTGACTATTGTCGTACCAGGTACCGATGGACCAACTGTGATTGGCATGGGGAACAGCCAGGCCCTTTGGCTTGAGATAATCTGTTCCTTTGTGTTCCTTTTCGCTTCAGTATGGATGGCTTTTGATCGTCGCCAAGCAAAGGCCGTGGGACGAGTAATAATCTGCATTATCTTAGGAGTAGTATTGGGTCTTCTAGTGTTCATTTCAACCACAGTTACTGCCACAAAAGGCTATGGTGGTTCTGGGCTGAACCCAGCAAGATGCTTCGGTCCAGCAGTCGTAAGAGGAGGCCACCTTTGGAATGGACACTGGATATTTTGGATTGGACCGACTATTGGGTGCGTGGCTTTCGCTCTGTATGTTAAAATGATTCCACGTGAGCATACTCACAGTTACTAA